A single window of Streptomyces xanthii DNA harbors:
- a CDS encoding thioesterase II family protein, which translates to MTRYLSRSSIDESASADVRLFCFPYAGGGASAYGRWQRTLDAHGAGVRVLPIQLPGREGRIDEPRFTDLRALIDDLDAELDDELERPHIFYGHSMGALIAYSLACRRQQRGAPLPEAVVLSAYRAPHLPAPQIARPEASDEELIDSLAALGGIPQVLLNHPDFLSALLPVARDDLLLCTGEAASMASEPLRVPLHLFAGRRDRLVSVPEVVSWRRHAGRGCEVRTMPGGHFFVRAHEEAFLRELATLARRYARVPVAA; encoded by the coding sequence ATGACGCGATACCTGTCCCGGAGCAGCATCGACGAAAGTGCGAGCGCGGACGTACGGCTGTTCTGCTTCCCGTACGCGGGCGGCGGCGCATCCGCGTACGGCCGCTGGCAGCGCACCCTGGACGCGCACGGCGCCGGGGTGCGGGTGCTGCCCATCCAGCTGCCCGGCCGCGAAGGGCGCATCGACGAGCCGCGGTTCACGGATCTGCGGGCCCTGATCGACGACCTGGACGCCGAGCTCGACGACGAGCTGGAGCGGCCGCACATCTTCTACGGGCACAGCATGGGCGCCCTGATCGCCTACTCGCTGGCCTGCCGGCGGCAGCAGCGCGGGGCACCGCTCCCGGAGGCCGTCGTGCTCAGCGCGTACCGTGCGCCGCACCTGCCCGCGCCGCAGATCGCCCGGCCGGAGGCCAGTGACGAGGAGTTGATCGACTCGCTCGCCGCGCTCGGCGGCATCCCCCAAGTCCTGCTGAACCACCCGGACTTCCTGTCCGCGCTACTCCCCGTCGCGCGCGACGACCTGCTGCTGTGCACGGGCGAGGCCGCGTCGATGGCGTCCGAGCCGCTGCGGGTGCCGCTGCACCTGTTCGCGGGGCGGCGCGACCGGCTGGTGTCGGTGCCGGAGGTGGTGTCGTGGCGGCGGCACGCGGGGCGCGGCTGCGAGGTCCGCACGATGCCGGGCGGGCACTTCTTCGTCCGGGCCCACGAGGAGGCGTTCCTGCGCGAACTGGCCACCCTGGCACGGCGGTACGCGCGGGTGCCCGTCGCCGCGTGA
- a CDS encoding transketolase C-terminal domain-containing protein, with translation MTPTSPSRGWPRPHDVRVLEPRRLDPLAGRLRAALAARPGGTAGAAAVPALALCRVFRPGHDLFVEDGGELSAAWELLAGDRDPAGAARRPHALLGVRALSYAAGLARACHLAGDTDRRVVAVVRAGVLRSDAGRAALAELEHAPGPGVVVLALSPGPVAPGGLFDLGHDGAGRTGSGGFGSALFGMVREARGLLGFAGEPTAVPGVVVDGRRVREVEAALRRARDAGRTVVVRCPVEAGGRGVPGALALPVPSPAPSTAGASWAAVFDAELAAVGAERPELIAVCSGDERAPGIGLFSRTFPERTVTLSGSESHVAGCAAGLAGGQLHPVVPVGDGFVDRVAAPPGVTFVVGGDAEVVPGVRWAEPRDAARLRELLGEAAGVGDAVTVVRVPDGGVPDEVAAVAREGGVDVLCAGTGRDVLIVAVGAGAGWGLGVAAAGRELGLSVTVVDPRWVSPVPESLVGLAGRHGVVVVVGGGDALRAALAGGGLGGGPVPAVSEGDVAGGARAFALRLAGRVASLSGGLRA, from the coding sequence TTGACGCCCACATCACCGTCGCGCGGCTGGCCGCGACCGCACGACGTACGCGTCCTGGAACCACGGCGCCTCGACCCGCTCGCCGGCCGGCTGCGGGCGGCGCTGGCCGCGCGGCCGGGCGGGACGGCCGGGGCGGCGGCGGTGCCCGCGCTCGCGCTGTGCCGGGTCTTCCGGCCCGGGCACGATCTGTTCGTCGAGGACGGCGGTGAGCTCTCGGCGGCGTGGGAACTGCTCGCCGGGGACCGGGATCCGGCCGGAGCCGCACGTCGCCCGCACGCCCTGCTGGGGGTGCGGGCGCTGTCGTACGCGGCCGGGCTCGCCCGCGCGTGCCATCTCGCCGGCGACACCGACCGGCGGGTCGTCGCCGTGGTGCGGGCCGGGGTGCTGCGGTCCGACGCGGGCCGGGCGGCGCTGGCCGAACTGGAGCACGCGCCCGGGCCCGGCGTGGTCGTGCTCGCGCTGTCGCCCGGGCCGGTGGCGCCCGGCGGCCTGTTCGACCTGGGGCACGACGGTGCGGGGCGAACCGGCTCCGGGGGGTTCGGTTCCGCGCTGTTCGGGATGGTGCGGGAGGCGCGGGGGCTGCTCGGGTTCGCCGGGGAGCCGACCGCGGTGCCGGGCGTGGTCGTGGACGGGCGGCGGGTGCGGGAGGTCGAGGCGGCGCTGCGGCGGGCCCGGGACGCCGGGCGCACCGTCGTCGTGCGGTGCCCGGTGGAGGCGGGCGGACGCGGTGTGCCGGGGGCGCTCGCGCTGCCGGTGCCCTCGCCCGCGCCTTCGACGGCCGGGGCGTCCTGGGCTGCCGTGTTCGACGCGGAGCTGGCGGCTGTGGGGGCGGAGCGGCCGGAGCTGATCGCGGTGTGCTCCGGCGACGAACGGGCGCCTGGCATCGGCCTGTTCAGCCGTACGTTCCCCGAGCGGACGGTGACGCTCAGCGGGTCCGAGTCTCATGTGGCGGGCTGTGCGGCCGGGCTGGCGGGTGGGCAGTTGCATCCGGTGGTGCCGGTCGGGGACGGGTTCGTGGACCGGGTGGCGGCGCCGCCCGGGGTGACCTTCGTGGTCGGCGGGGATGCCGAGGTCGTACCGGGGGTGCGGTGGGCCGAGCCGCGGGACGCCGCGCGGCTGCGGGAGCTGCTCGGGGAGGCGGCCGGGGTGGGGGACGCGGTGACGGTCGTACGGGTGCCGGACGGGGGCGTGCCGGATGAGGTGGCGGCGGTCGCCCGGGAGGGCGGGGTCGATGTGCTCTGCGCCGGGACCGGGCGGGACGTGCTGATCGTGGCGGTGGGGGCGGGTGCGGGGTGGGGGCTCGGGGTGGCGGCGGCCGGGCGGGAGCTCGGGCTCTCGGTGACCGTGGTGGACCCGCGCTGGGTGTCCCCCGTGCCGGAGTCGCTGGTCGGGCTGGCCGGCCGGCACGGGGTGGTCGTGGTGGTGGGGGGCGGGGACGCGTTGAGGGCTGCGCTGGCGGGGGGTGGCCTTGGCGGTGGGCCTGTGCCGGCGGTTTCGGAGGGGGATGTGGCGGGCGGGGCCCGGGCGTTCGCCCTGCGGTTGGCCGGGCGGGTGGCTTCGTTGTCGGGCGGCCTCAGAGCGTAG